A genome region from Phocoena sinus isolate mPhoSin1 chromosome 16, mPhoSin1.pri, whole genome shotgun sequence includes the following:
- the NKX6-2 gene encoding homeobox protein Nkx-6.2, whose product MDANRPGAFVLSSAPLAALHNMAEMKTSLFPYALQGPAGFKAPALGGLGAQLPLGTPHGISDILGRPVGAAGGGLLGGLPRLSGLASSAGVYFGPAAAVARGYPKPLAELPGRPPIFWPGVVQGSPWRDPRLAGPAQASGVLDKDGKKKHSRPTFSGQQIFALEKTFEQTKYLAGPERARLAYSLGMTESQVKVWFQNRRTKWRKRHAAEMASAKKKQDSDAEKLKVGGSDAEDDDEYNRPLDPNSDDEKITRLLKKHKPSNLALVSPCGGGAGDAS is encoded by the exons aTGGACGCTAACCGCCCGGGCGCGTTCGTGCTGAGCAGTGCGCCGCTGGCCGCGCTACACAACATGGCCGAGATGAAGACGTCGCTGTTCCCGTACGCGCTGCAGGGCCCGGCCGGCTTCAAGGCGCCCGCGCTGGGCGGCCTCGGCGCGCAGCTGCCGCTCGGCACCCCGCACGGCATCAGCGACATCCTGGGGCGGCCCGTGGGCGCGGCGGGCGGCGGCCTCCTGGGCGGCCTGCCCCGTCTCAGTGGGCTCGCCTCGTCGGCCGGCGTCTACTTCGGGCCCGCGGCCGCCGTGGCGCGCGGCTACCCCAAGCCTCTGGCCGAGTTGCCAGGGCGCCCGCCAATCTTCTGGCCTGGCGTGGTGCAGGGCTCGCCCTGGAGGGACCCGCGCCTGGCCGGCCCGG CCCAGGCCAGCGGGGTCCTGGACAAGGACGGCAAGAAGAAGCACTCGCGGCCGACCTTCTCGGGCCAGCAGATCTTCGCCCTGGAGAAGACTTTCGAGCAGACCAAGTACCTGGCGGGGCCGGAGCGCGCGCGCCTCGCCTACTCCCTGGGTATGACCGAGAGCCAAGTCAAG GTGTGGTTCCAGAACCGGCGGACAAAGTGGCGCAAGCGGCACGCCGCGGAGATGGCGTCGGCTAAGAAGAAGCAGGACTCGGACGCCGAGAAGCTGAAGGTGGGCGGCTCGGACGCGGAGGACGACGACGAGTACAACCGGCCCCTGGACCCCAACTCGGACGATGAGAAGATCACGCGGCTGCTCAAGAAGCACAAACCCTCGAACTTGGCGCTGGTCAGCCCgtgcggcggcggcgcgggggaCGCCTCGTGA